The segment GAGCCCGCCCAGCACGTTCTGGGGCGTGGTGTTGACGTACTCGTCGAGGATCGATCGGTCGTTCATCACGTAGATGAGGAACACCGCGAGCACGGGCAGGAGGATGCCGTTCGCGACCTGCGCGAAGACGATCGCCTGGACGGGGCTGTAGCCCTGCGCGGAGAAGAAAACGCCGACGGCGATGATCGTCCCCCAGATCGCCCGAAACCGTGCCGACGTGAGGTCGCGCTCCCAGCCCAGCGCGCCGGCGGTGGCGTACGCGCCCGCGAGCGGTGCGGTCGTCGCGCTCGTAAAGCCCGCCGCGAACAGCCCGATACTGAAGAACACCTTCGCGTACGTGCCGACGAGCGGCTCAAGCTGGTCGGCCATCCTCGCGACGTTCTCGATCTCGGTGCCGACGGGGAACACCGCCGCCGCGGTGATCATGATCCCGAGCGTGATGATCCCCCCGAGGACGATCGAGGCGACCGTGTCGGTCCGGCACTCGGCGAGGTCGGCGGGGCCGGCCCATCGCTCCTGGACGCTGCTCGCGTGCAGGAAGAGGTTGTAGCCGACGACCGTCGTCCCGATCAGGCCGGTGATGAGGAAGATCGAGCCCTCGGGGATCGCCGGGACGAACCCCAGCGCGATCGCGGCGGGGTCGGGCCGGATGAGGATCGCGGTCAGCAGGAACGAAACGCCCATGACCGCGACGAGGCCGATGAGTACCCGTTCGATCAGCTCATACCGCCCGCTCCACAGCAGCAGGGCCGCGACGACTCCCAGAAGCGGCCCCCAGATCTGCGCGCTCACCGGCGTCAGCGCGGCCAGCCCGGCGGCGCCGCCGAGGATGTTGCCCGCCTCGAAGGCGGCGGTGCCGACGCCGATCGCGCTCACCACGAGCAGGACGCTCGCCCCCGAGAGAACGGGGTTGTCGAACTGTGTGCGGAGCGCCTCGCCCAACCCCTCACGGGAGACGAGCCCGAGGCGGGCGCTCATCTCCTGGAGGACGATCGTCGCGAACACCGAGAAGGCGAGCGTCCAGATGAGCGCGTAGCCGAACTGCGCGCCGGTCACGCTCGCGGTCGTCACCGTCCCCGGGCCGATGAAGGCGGCGGCGACGAGCGCGCCGGGGCCGATCGCTTCGAGCCGATCTCTGAGGGTCATGCTGCCTCCATGTGTCTCGTTCACAACGGCCGCGCACTACACAAAAAGGTTGTTGAGCCGACTGCATCGGGCGTGTTCGAGCGTACGACTACGATATGAACCCGTATGAACGCCGGCCCCGCTCGGGCTCACTCGTCGCTCGGCAGCTCCGTTAGCAACACCTTCGAGACGCCGGACTCGATACGCAGATCGAACGGAAGCGAGACGGTACTTCGCTCGATGAATCGGGTCATGAACCACTTCATCGACTCCGAGGGGAAGACGACGTGGTAGGTCCCGTCGTCCGTCCGGCGTACCGTCAGGAACCCACAAAAGGAGAGCCAGTCGAGCAGCTCGCCCAGATCCGAGAAGCGACTCTCGTACTCGCGAGCGTGGTAGTCGGAGACGCGGTCGGTCTCCTCGAGGAAGTCGGGGTCGGGATCGCCCTCGGCGTCGGTGACGTACTCGAGAAAGCAGTGCAGGAAGTCGACGTCGAGCAACACGTGCTCGCCGCTCGAGAGCATCTGGTGGTACTCCTCCAGATTGGCGCTGGCGTCGGCGGTCGCCGCCTCGAAGTTCGCGGCGTAGAACGCCAGTGCCCGTCGGACGACCTCGCTTTGGCCCTTCCCGGTCTCGCGGACGAGCGAGTCGAGCGCTGCGCGCGCGTCCTCGTCGAGCGATACCGTGACGCGGTCGGTCATACCCGTCGTAAGGAACGTGTATACTTATACCTCCATCCGCCTCAGAACGATCCGCGCCGGTAGAGCCAGACGTCGATCCCCGTCAAAAGGAGCGCGACCGCCAGGATGACTCCGCCGGCGAACGGCTCGCCCAGCGAGAACGCGTAGAGCCCCGTCCCGACCAGGAGCAGGTCCAGCGTCGCGATCGAGAGGATCATCCCGGCCGGCCCGCCCTCGTCGCCGTCGTTCTCGCCGTCGGAATCGGCGTCCTCGCTCATTGGTCGATCCTTCGGTGCGACGTTACTAACCGTTGTGTTCCGCCACTTCGGTGCTCCGAGTCGGAACTCGTTTCGGGCTCCGTGAAATCCTCGGCAGTTGATGGAGCTGTCGTGCTGAAGACGGAGGGTGTACTCCTCACTCCCCCTTCGGTCGTCGTCGTGAGAAAAAAGGATTCGAACGTGGCTCGCATGAGTGACGAAGAAGTGACATACGACGCCGGGCCGACGGGTGATGAGGAAAAGATACCCGAATATGAGGGGAAATCGCTGTACGAGCGACTCGGTGGTGTCTATGGCATCGCTGGCGCGGTGGACGTCCTGGTCGACCGGCTGTACGAGAACGACGCAGCCAACGAGAATCCGGCAGTACAGGAGTTTCACGAGAACTACGGGAGAGCCGGCTTCAAGTACCTCGTGACGGCGTGGGCCATCGAGTACTCCGGTGGACCGGAGGTCTATCCGGGTCGGGGCATGGAAAAGGCCCACGAGGACCTCGAGGTGACGGAACGCGGCTTCGATGTCGTGCGCACCGAGATCAAGAGCACTCTCTACTACGTGGGCGTCCCCCATCAGGAGATGAAGGAGTTCATGGACATCATCGATGTGTTTCGGGACCGAGTGGTCGCCGACGAACACCGCGACGAGAGTTGGGAAGCACCGTAGCGACGACCAGCCGGAGAGACGGCCGTTCCCGAGGGGGTGTACCCATCTACGAGCAGTCCTCTTGCGAGATATGCACCTTCCGTTCAGCACGGTCGCCGAAACCCATCGATGATCGAGGATTTCTACGGGACGTCGTTTCGGAACGTGTCCATTCTCGGCAAACGGAGGGACGTACCGGACCGATCCCGCTCGGTCTCATCGAAAGGGCGGCCGAACGAGACGGATGGGATGCGGACCACCGCTGCCAAACGAGAACGCGGTCAAACCGATGGAGTGGAACGTCTGGTTCGGACTCCTGATCACCGGGTGGTTTCCCCACACCTGGTTTCGTTTCGAGACCCCTTCCTGTGATCGTACCGTTCACACGACGTGGGGATCAGTTGGTACTCACGATCCTGATCACGTCGCCCTCCTCTAGCTCGTGGTCCTCGCCGATCCGGCGTTTCGAACGGGCGTCGACGGCGTGGAGGTAGCCCTCGCCGATGTCGCTGTGGACGGCGTACGCCAGGTCGTGCGGGGTCGACCCCCGGGGGAGCAGAAAGGCGTCAGGCAGTACGTTCCCCTGGCCGTCGGTCCACTTCGTCTCGTTCTGGACGGGATACGCCGTGAAGCGATCGAGGAGGTCATAGACGGCGGCGTCGAGCGTCGCCTGCACGCCGGTGTCGCCCCACTCGCTCATCACCCCGCGGAGTCCGTCGAGCCCGCGGCGCTGGCCCTCGCCCAACTCGCCGACGATCTCGAAGTCGGGATCGCCGGGGTCGTACTCGATCAGACCGGCCTCCGCGCCCTTCCTAAGCGCGAGTTCGCCCTCCGCAGTCGTCGGGACGATCGGCTTGTCGATTTCGCGGAGCCGTTCGAGGTTCTCCTCGGGTGCGATATCGGCTTTGTTCGCGGCGACGATGATCGGTTTCGTCAGCTCCCGGACCCGCCGCGCGAGCGCCTCGCGATCCCCGTCGGTCCACTGCCGCGGATCGGAGGGGTACTCCAGGTTTCGAAGGACGGTCGCTACGTCGGCTTCGGTCGCGCCGAAGCCCGTCAGTACCTCCGTGACGGCCTCGTCGATGTCGAACCCCGGCGAGCGCGACTGGCGCTCGACGCCCTCCCAGTTGCGATCGACGATCCCCGCGAGCCAGAGGTCCATCTCCTCCTCGATGAAGTCGACGTCCTCGAGCGGGTCGTGGCTGCCGACGTCGACCGGCTCTCCCTCGGCGTTCGTCCCGCCGGAGGCATCGACGACGTTGATGATCGCGTCGGCGTTCGTCAACGCGTCGAGGAACTGGTTGCCGAGCCCCTTTCCCTCGTGGGCGCCCGGCACCAGCCCCGCGACGTCGATCAGCTCGACCGGGACGTAGCGCTTGCCGTCCCGGCAGTTCTCGTTGTCACAGCGCTCCTCGAGGTCGAGACACGGACACTCCGTGCGGACGTAGCTCACCCCGCGGTTGGGATCGATCGTCGTGAACGGGTAGTTCGCGACGTCGACCTCCGCGCGGGTCGCCGCGGTGTAGAAGGTGGACTTGCCGGCGTTGGGCTTGCCCGCGAGCGCGAGCGATAGCATGGGTCAGCTACCGCCGAGCGAGGGAACTGCCTTTCGGTTCCTTCGGTTCGGTCAGTCGTCGGCCGGCGAGTCGCGCTCGCGAGCGGCGAACGGCGACGCCGAGACGTTCTTGCGGCGCGAATCCAGCTCGGAGAGCGCGTAGACGACCGTGATGAGCACCACCAGCCCGACCGGAATGAGGACGATCTGTGAGAGGCCGGTCAGCCCGTACAGCAGGTAGCCCAGTGTGGCGACCGCGGCCGCGGTCAGCGCGTAGTAGATCTGGGTGCGGACGTGGTCGATGTGGTCCGCGCCGGCGAACGTCGAGGAGAGGACGGTGGTGTCGGAGATCGGCGAGCAGTGGTCGCCGAAGATCGCTCCCGAGAACACGGCGCCGGTGGCGACCGCGAGCATCTCCGAGGAGCCGCCGGAGATCTCCCAGGCCACCGGGATCGCGATCGGGGTGACGATCGCCATCGTCCCCCAGGAGGTGCCGATCGAGAAGGAGATGAACCCCGCGGTGAACAGGATCACGATCGGCAGCAGCGTCGGCGTGATGAGACCCTGGGCGATGCCGGTCACGTACTCGCCGGTGCCGAGCGCCTCCGCGACCGCGCCGATCGACCACGCGAGCACGAGGATGGCGATCGCGTGGAGCATGATCCCGAACCCGTCGAGGACGGTCTCCATCCCCTCAGCCAGGTCGAGGATGCCCAGTCCGATCGCCAGGACGAGTGCGGTCGCGGCCATCCCGAACGAGCCCCAGACGAGCGCGCCGATGAAGTCCGCGTTCTCGGCTACCTCCAGCGCGGAGGCGCCCGGCGAGTAGCCGGTCTGGATCGCCCCGACCACGACGATGACCACCAGCACGGCCAACGGCACCAGGAACGTCAACAGGGTCGGCGACTCCGTCTCGACGGAGCCCAGATCGTCCTTCATGCTCTGGAGCGGGTTCGCCCCGTCGCGATTGACCTTGCCGGTGGTCTGAGCGCGGTGTTCGGCGTCGAGCATCTCCCCGAAGTCGCGCCGCGAGATGACGACCACCCCGACCAGCAACAGCGCGAAGAGACAGTAGAGGTTGTACGGGATGCTCCGCAGGAAGGTGAGGAACGCCGAGGGGGCGACGTCGGTGATTCCCGCCGCCTCATAGCCCGTCTGGATCATGCTGATCTGGAAGGCGACCCAGCTCGAGATGCCGAACGTCGCGACGGGTGCGGCGGTCGAGTCAAGCAGGTAGGCGAGCTTCTCGCGGGACATGTTCACCTCGTCGGCGATGTCCTTCATCGAGGAGCCGACGATGGCGGTGTTGGCGTAGTCGTCGAAGAACCAGAGCATACCCAGGAGCCACGTCGCGATTCCGACCTTCCGATGGGAGTCGAGACGGCTCGTCGCGTAGTTCGCGACCGCGATCGACCCGCCCATCCGCCAGATGAGCGCGATCCCAGCGCCCAGCAGCGAGACGAAGACGATGATCTGGGCGTGAAAGACGTCGTCGCCGATCGCCTCGACGATCCACTGAAACGCCTGGGCGATGCCGAGGCTGCCCGAGGCGATGATTCCGCCCGACCAGACGCCGATGAACAGCGATAGCAACGCACGCCGGGTGATGATCGCGAGCGCGATCGCGACCAGCGGCGGTACGAGCGACAGTGCCCCGAACTCGGATGCCATACCCCTCCCTTGACAAGGCACCTGTTAACACTTTCGGGAAATTGATGTTTTATCGCTCTATATCATATAAATTTAATACTCTGAAATGAATCTCCACGTATATGTTCCCTCCCCATCCGATGCTAGAACCGATGACCCGATATAGAACGGGTAATCCACGAGACGATGATCGGACGACCTGAGGAAGACGGATCCTCAGAACGTACAGCGGGAATCGAGGACGTTTTGCGGATCGAGCGAAACCGTTCTAATTCCCCTTCGGTTATGAGATACTACTCCGGGTACTTTTCAGTCATCTATTCTGAAAACCCGTTCAGGGACGTATCACTACGGGGATATGAAGCGGCTACCGACGACTGATTCAAACGGCGGCCTTGCGTCAGTGATCCGTCATCTAGCTACTGACGTAATCTGCTCCGTCTACTCTGGCGGCGACGCCCTCGACCGGTCGATTTTTGCGATCTACGACCCAACCGGGAGCATGGCCGATCGATTTCTGGAGTTCGACGAACTCCTCGACCGGGTGGAGGAGCACTCGTTCGTCCGCGCGCCGGCGATCGTCTGTAACGCTCACATCACCGGCCTGGGCGTCTCTCGGGCGCTCGCGCGCCACGACGTTCCCGTGATCGCGCTCGACCGTACCGGCGACGGGGTCGCGCCGTCCTCCTCGGCGGTCACGTTCGCCGGGCGGGTGACGTACCCGCTCGATAACCTCGAGGGATTTCGAGCCGACGTCGAGGCGATCGCCGACGCGATCGATCACGAGCCGGTCGCCTTCGGCTGTATGGACGAGTGGGTCCACGCGTTCGCCGACGCCGAGCCGGCGGGCGTTCGCCTGCCCTTCGCCGAGCGGGAGGTCGTCGACGCGGTCCTCGACAAGGAGTCGCTCTACGGCCTCGCGGCCGAACTCGAGGTCCCCTTCCCCGAGACCTACCGCCTCGCGGGGATCGGCGGCGAGTCGCCCGCGGCCGCCGAGGCGCTCGGCGATCCGATCGAGCCCGAGGAGGCCCTCGACCGCCTCGAGTTCCCGTTCGTCCTCAAGCCCGCACGGAAACGGGAGTTCGAGGAGGCGGTCGGGACGAACGTCATCGAGGTCGAGGATGAGGAGGAGTACGCGGAGGTGATCGCGACCGCCCGCGAGGCCGATATCCGCGTGATGGCCCAGGAGGCGGTCCCGATCGCGCAGGGCGAGGACTGCTCGCTCGCCTCCTACGTCCCGCCGACCGACGAGGGCGAGCCGCTGGCGTTCGTCGGCAATCCGCTCGTGCGCTATCCGCGCGCGTTCGGCACCTCGTGTGTCGTCGAGCGTGTCGACCGTCCCGAGATCGAGGAACGCGCGGTCTCGGTGCTCTCCGAGACTGGCTACCACGGCATCAGCGAGTCGGAGTTCGTCTACGATAGCGACCGGAAGGAGTACGTCCTGCTCGACGTCAACACCCGCCCCTGGAAGTGGATCGGCCTGCCCGTGACGGCGGGCGCGAACCTGCCGATGGCCGCCTACGCCGACGCGACCGGAGCGGAGTACGAACCTGCTGAACCGAACGACAGCGCCCGCTGGGTCTACCTGCCCGACTACCTCGAACTGCTCGCGACCGACGAGACCTTCGGCGACGTGCTCTCGGAGGCCGAGTGGACCGCGCTCGTCTCCGGCGCGTTCGAGGAGGACGACGGGCTCGCGACCGGCGTCTACTCGCCGTCGGATCCCGGTCCCACCTACGACGTGATCAGAACGGAGTTCGGCGGGATCGAGTACTACTGCTCCTGCTAACGGACCTTTTTACTCTGAGGGGCTGTTCCCTCAGAGTGAAAATCTCCACCAAAAAAACCGCGTAACGAGTTCTCGACCATCGTATTTGTGGAGAGCTCATGCACTCACGCCCCGTCGATCCCGGTCCGCTCAGCACGGTGCCGATCCCCCGGCGTCCTACCTCGCGATCCGCTCGCCCTCCGACGACCGATCGTCCAGGATCTCCCGACCCAGTTCCGTCTCCTGCTTGAACGCGACGCGTATCGCGTCCTCCAGCGATCGACCGTCGGTCGGCATCCCCTTGACGACGGCCCCGGCGACGTCCTCGGCGAATCGATCGGTCATCGTCTCGAACTCCACGTCCGCCGTCCGGCGGTCCAGGCGATAGTGGAGGACGCCGTCGAGCATCACCCTTCCTACGCCGAGGGCGGCCGGTCGTGAGATCGACTGCCGGATCCACCGCGTATATGGACGTACGTCGGCAAGCCACCGCTATGACCGACGATCGGATGGGGCTGAACCTCTTCACGATGAACTCGGTCGAGCACGTCAGCGTCGGCTCCTGGCGGTATCCGGGCGACCAGTCCTCCCGATATACGGACCTGGAGTACTGGACGGAGCTGGCTCGAACCGCTGAGCGGGGCGGGTTCGACGCGG is part of the Halalkalicoccus sp. CG83 genome and harbors:
- a CDS encoding Na+/H+ antiporter NhaC family protein; translation: MASEFGALSLVPPLVAIALAIITRRALLSLFIGVWSGGIIASGSLGIAQAFQWIVEAIGDDVFHAQIIVFVSLLGAGIALIWRMGGSIAVANYATSRLDSHRKVGIATWLLGMLWFFDDYANTAIVGSSMKDIADEVNMSREKLAYLLDSTAAPVATFGISSWVAFQISMIQTGYEAAGITDVAPSAFLTFLRSIPYNLYCLFALLLVGVVVISRRDFGEMLDAEHRAQTTGKVNRDGANPLQSMKDDLGSVETESPTLLTFLVPLAVLVVIVVVGAIQTGYSPGASALEVAENADFIGALVWGSFGMAATALVLAIGLGILDLAEGMETVLDGFGIMLHAIAILVLAWSIGAVAEALGTGEYVTGIAQGLITPTLLPIVILFTAGFISFSIGTSWGTMAIVTPIAIPVAWEISGGSSEMLAVATGAVFSGAIFGDHCSPISDTTVLSSTFAGADHIDHVRTQIYYALTAAAVATLGYLLYGLTGLSQIVLIPVGLVVLITVVYALSELDSRRKNVSASPFAARERDSPADD
- a CDS encoding carboxylate--amine ligase, which gives rise to MADRFLEFDELLDRVEEHSFVRAPAIVCNAHITGLGVSRALARHDVPVIALDRTGDGVAPSSSAVTFAGRVTYPLDNLEGFRADVEAIADAIDHEPVAFGCMDEWVHAFADAEPAGVRLPFAEREVVDAVLDKESLYGLAAELEVPFPETYRLAGIGGESPAAAEALGDPIEPEEALDRLEFPFVLKPARKREFEEAVGTNVIEVEDEEEYAEVIATAREADIRVMAQEAVPIAQGEDCSLASYVPPTDEGEPLAFVGNPLVRYPRAFGTSCVVERVDRPEIEERAVSVLSETGYHGISESEFVYDSDRKEYVLLDVNTRPWKWIGLPVTAGANLPMAAYADATGAEYEPAEPNDSARWVYLPDYLELLATDETFGDVLSEAEWTALVSGAFEEDDGLATGVYSPSDPGPTYDVIRTEFGGIEYYCSC
- a CDS encoding Nramp family divalent metal transporter; its protein translation is MTLRDRLEAIGPGALVAAAFIGPGTVTTASVTGAQFGYALIWTLAFSVFATIVLQEMSARLGLVSREGLGEALRTQFDNPVLSGASVLLVVSAIGVGTAAFEAGNILGGAAGLAALTPVSAQIWGPLLGVVAALLLWSGRYELIERVLIGLVAVMGVSFLLTAILIRPDPAAIALGFVPAIPEGSIFLITGLIGTTVVGYNLFLHASSVQERWAGPADLAECRTDTVASIVLGGIITLGIMITAAAVFPVGTEIENVARMADQLEPLVGTYAKVFFSIGLFAAGFTSATTAPLAGAYATAGALGWERDLTSARFRAIWGTIIAVGVFFSAQGYSPVQAIVFAQVANGILLPVLAVFLIYVMNDRSILDEYVNTTPQNVLGGLVTLVVIGLGIRTLYTIALDLGVL
- a CDS encoding group I truncated hemoglobin produces the protein MLKTEGVLLTPPSVVVVRKKDSNVARMSDEEVTYDAGPTGDEEKIPEYEGKSLYERLGGVYGIAGAVDVLVDRLYENDAANENPAVQEFHENYGRAGFKYLVTAWAIEYSGGPEVYPGRGMEKAHEDLEVTERGFDVVRTEIKSTLYYVGVPHQEMKEFMDIIDVFRDRVVADEHRDESWEAP
- a CDS encoding redox-regulated ATPase YchF; its protein translation is MLSLALAGKPNAGKSTFYTAATRAEVDVANYPFTTIDPNRGVSYVRTECPCLDLEERCDNENCRDGKRYVPVELIDVAGLVPGAHEGKGLGNQFLDALTNADAIINVVDASGGTNAEGEPVDVGSHDPLEDVDFIEEEMDLWLAGIVDRNWEGVERQSRSPGFDIDEAVTEVLTGFGATEADVATVLRNLEYPSDPRQWTDGDREALARRVRELTKPIIVAANKADIAPEENLERLREIDKPIVPTTAEGELALRKGAEAGLIEYDPGDPDFEIVGELGEGQRRGLDGLRGVMSEWGDTGVQATLDAAVYDLLDRFTAYPVQNETKWTDGQGNVLPDAFLLPRGSTPHDLAYAVHSDIGEGYLHAVDARSKRRIGEDHELEEGDVIRIVSTN
- a CDS encoding ribbon-helix-helix protein, CopG family, whose amino-acid sequence is MTDRVTVSLDEDARAALDSLVRETGKGQSEVVRRALAFYAANFEAATADASANLEEYHQMLSSGEHVLLDVDFLHCFLEYVTDAEGDPDPDFLEETDRVSDYHAREYESRFSDLGELLDWLSFCGFLTVRRTDDGTYHVVFPSESMKWFMTRFIERSTVSLPFDLRIESGVSKVLLTELPSDE